A part of Pseudomonas sp. HR96 genomic DNA contains:
- a CDS encoding efflux transporter outer membrane subunit, with protein MLAGLVLGGCAAGPDYQRPPLATPAHFQQAEGWRQAQPGDNLPRGAWWQLYGDPQLDSLVEALNQSNQTVAEYEAQYRQAMALLRTSRGALLPSGSLSAGKTRSSQGTGSSDSSLSRSASGMRDTYNAQLDISWEADVWGKLRRGLQAHRADAQASAADLANMRLSLQSQLVQNYLQLRVIDQHKRLLQDTLQTYKRSVHLTRNQYRAGISGQAAVAQAQTQLKGTEADLVDLAWQRVQYENAIAVLMGRAPADFSLAESSEVPALPSIPLSVPSQWLERRPDIASAERAMIAANARIGVAQTAWYPDLTLSVSGGYSSSALANWVSLPNRFWSLGPQLAVTLFDGGQRSAEVQRTEAVYDQTVAQYRQTVLDGMREVENALSQLNVYENEAQVRADALDAARQSLRLTSNQYEAGMIGYLDVVNVQTTALAHERSVLDLQQSRLLASVQLVAALGGGWENQPVDPN; from the coding sequence GGTGGCAGCTGTACGGCGACCCGCAGCTCGACAGCCTGGTCGAGGCGCTCAACCAGTCCAACCAGACCGTCGCTGAATACGAGGCGCAGTACCGCCAGGCCATGGCGCTGCTGCGCACCAGCCGCGGGGCGCTGTTGCCCAGTGGCAGCCTGAGCGCCGGCAAGACCCGCTCCAGCCAGGGTACCGGCAGCAGCGATTCAAGCCTGAGCCGATCGGCCAGTGGCATGCGTGACACCTACAACGCGCAGCTGGACATCAGCTGGGAAGCGGACGTCTGGGGCAAGCTGCGCCGAGGTCTGCAGGCCCATCGCGCCGACGCCCAGGCCAGCGCAGCTGACCTGGCCAACATGCGCCTGAGCCTGCAGTCGCAGTTGGTGCAGAACTACTTGCAACTGCGGGTCATCGACCAGCACAAGCGCCTGTTGCAGGACACCCTGCAAACCTATAAGCGCTCTGTGCACCTGACCCGCAACCAGTATCGCGCCGGCATCTCCGGCCAGGCTGCGGTCGCTCAGGCGCAGACCCAGCTCAAAGGTACCGAGGCCGACCTGGTCGACCTGGCCTGGCAGCGCGTGCAGTACGAAAATGCGATTGCCGTCCTGATGGGGCGTGCCCCGGCGGATTTCAGCCTGGCTGAAAGCAGTGAGGTGCCAGCGCTGCCGAGCATCCCGCTGAGCGTGCCGTCGCAATGGCTGGAGCGACGCCCGGACATCGCCTCGGCCGAGCGCGCGATGATAGCCGCCAATGCGCGCATCGGCGTGGCGCAGACGGCCTGGTATCCCGACCTGACCCTGAGCGTGAGCGGTGGCTACAGCAGCAGCGCACTGGCCAACTGGGTCAGCCTGCCCAACCGTTTCTGGTCGCTGGGTCCGCAACTGGCCGTGACCTTGTTCGACGGTGGTCAGCGTTCGGCCGAGGTGCAGCGTACCGAGGCGGTCTACGATCAGACCGTGGCGCAGTATCGCCAGACCGTGCTCGATGGCATGCGCGAGGTGGAAAATGCCCTGAGCCAGCTCAATGTCTACGAAAACGAGGCGCAGGTACGCGCCGACGCCCTGGACGCGGCGCGTCAATCGCTGCGCTTGACGAGTAACCAGTACGAAGCCGGAATGATCGGCTATCTTGATGTGGTCAACGTACAAACCACGGCTTTGGCCCATGAGCGCAGCGTGCTGGACCTGCAGCAGAGTCGTCTGCTGGCCAGCGTACAATTGGTCGCTGCGCTCGGCGGTGGTTGGGAGAATCAACCGGTGGATCCAAATTGA